A segment of the Candidatus Palauibacter polyketidifaciens genome:
GCCGCGGGACGGGGCTTCACCAGCTCCGAACTTGCGGCCCTCGATGAGATCCTGTTCGGCATGGACGACGTTCTCGCGTTCGCCGGCGAGGCCTACGTTCCGCTCGCCGACCTTTTCGCCTACTGAGCCGTCAGCTCTTCAGGCGGCGGCGATCTCGTTGAGGGCGCGGCGGACGAGCACCGGGATCATGGCGCGGCGCCATTCCGGGTCGACGGTAATGTTGGAGAGCGGGTGACACTGGCGGAACGCCTGCTCGGCCACGGCCTCGATCACGCTCGCGCCGAGGCGGTTCCCCACGGCGGCATCCTCGACCTTCCCGACGTGGCGGGGATAGGCGCCCATCGCTGAGACGACGAGGCGGAAATCGGACACACGACCATCGTCGTCGCGCCCGACGCGCACCGCCAGGTTGGCCAGCGGGAAATCGATGGCCGCGCGGGGCCGGAGTTTCTGAAACGCGATCTGCGTGCCTGCGGGCGGCCGCGGAACACGGATCGCGACGACGAGTTCGCTCCTCCCGATGGACCGGTTCCAGATTCCGTCGGAAGTGAAGAACTGCCGTATCGGCACGTCGCGCGTCCCGTCCCCGTCAGCGACCTCGAGGACCGCATCGAGCACCGCGAGCACGGGGGGCGTATCCGCCGAGTGCGCCGCGACGCAGCGGGTCCCGCCCTTCACGACGTGGCAGAGGGCGCCGTCCTTCTTCAGGCAGTAGCCGAGCGCCTTCCGCCAGAACTTCGTCTGGTTGTAGTACGCGCACCGCGTGTCGAGACAGACGTTGCCGCCGATCGTGCCGACGCGCCGCAACTGCGGACCCGACACGAGTTCGGCGGCTCGGGCCAGGCTGGGGACCTGCGCGAGGATCTCCGGGTGGGTCGCGACCGACGTCAGCGTCTCCGCCGCCCCGATGCGGATCTCGTCCGCGGTGGAGGCGATCCCGCGCATCTCCCGCACGCGGCTGAGGGCGACGAGGTGGCCGGGCGTGAACAGCCCGTGCTTCATGTTGGGGACAAGGTCGGTCCCGCCGGCGATGGGCATCGCATCGTCGCCATGGGTGGCGAGCAGCGACAGCGCCTCGTCGAGCGCGCGCGGCATGTGGTATTCGTACGGATGAAGCCTGAGCATGTCCGGCAAACTATGGTATGGGTCGGATGGCGCTCAAATGGGCCGGATGGCGCGAACCCGAATCCCGAGACCGGAGGAGAGGTGGACCCCGATTCGTTGAGAGATTTCGCGGCGGAACTGGCCGAGGAGTCGGGCCGGGCGATCGCGGGCATGTTCCGCCATCCCGACCTGGCCGTGGAGTCCAAGACGGACGAGTCGCCCGTCACCGTGGCGGACCGCTACGCCGAGACGCTCCTGCGCGATCGGATTCTGGAGCGCTTTCCCGACCATGGGATCGTCGGGGAAGAGTTCGGCC
Coding sequences within it:
- a CDS encoding FAD binding domain-containing protein, with protein sequence MLRLHPYEYHMPRALDEALSLLATHGDDAMPIAGGTDLVPNMKHGLFTPGHLVALSRVREMRGIASTADEIRIGAAETLTSVATHPEILAQVPSLARAAELVSGPQLRRVGTIGGNVCLDTRCAYYNQTKFWRKALGYCLKKDGALCHVVKGGTRCVAAHSADTPPVLAVLDAVLEVADGDGTRDVPIRQFFTSDGIWNRSIGRSELVVAIRVPRPPAGTQIAFQKLRPRAAIDFPLANLAVRVGRDDDGRVSDFRLVVSAMGAYPRHVGKVEDAAVGNRLGASVIEAVAEQAFRQCHPLSNITVDPEWRRAMIPVLVRRALNEIAAA